One Falco peregrinus isolate bFalPer1 chromosome W, bFalPer1.pri, whole genome shotgun sequence genomic window, CAAAGACTCCAGTCCTACAATACCAGTATAGACACTGGGATTCTGTACTGACGTAGGTATAAAGGCTTGAGACTGTGAACAGATTCTCACTCTTGATTTGAATGCTTCAAGCTCAGTTTTAAAAGCTTCCAAATAGCCTTCTTCCCCTGCCTGTAAAAAGaagagtgaaatatttttcatctcagCCAGATTTACTTCTAGTTGTAAGCATACATACTGCTAAAGAGAAGTCTTGCAGTAATGCATATTATACTCATTAAAGGATAATGGTTTGTACAAGTCAATAACAATATTACCACCAGTCAGCTTAAAAAGAAGATTCAGGTatgctgttttttgtttgtttgctttgtttcaaagAGAGACTTTAGCATTTGATGGGTATAGCAACTGAGTTATTCATCTGAGAACatgtaagaacaaaacaaatataattttaatcCTTCCTTTATGCCACCTCAGAAGCCAATACCCTTAAGAGAAAAGGTACTAATGGCAGCACTcaattcaaaagcaaagcatgatTCAAAGTGGGTGTCAACTGAAGTCCTTAAAGCAGCATTAAGATCAGCATGATTTGATTCTTCAGTCTTGGATAACTTAATATAGAACCTGCATCAAACCACAGCTTCAGTCTTCTCAcatctttctctccctctcagcATTCCAGAGCTAACTATGACtgactgaagagaaacagactCCAAATTGGGCCCTGCCATAAACTGTATAGAGAGGAATTATGATAAACGAAATAGGACACTTGGTTCTTAGACACATTCATGTTTGCGCTGTAATTTAGGTGGCACTTCACTTTTCCACACTCCTGTAGTTCCCATGCTATGTTCTGCTTTCCCTCTGGCCTAACAAAAATCCATGGAACTTCCATTCTCAAGATCAGAATTATGCAAAATGTTCATCCTAGAATGAACTGCCAACAAAACACCACTTCCCCATAAGCTTGATTCAGTTGGTAACATATTTAACCTCCAACTGTCAGGAAGAAAGCTCCTTCAGAACACTGATCCCTTGCAAGGGTATCAAGAGTTTCAGTGTTATACAAGTTCTGACTTACTTTGGCTTTTTGGAAAAATAGACGAAAACAGCCTCTTGGATCCACATTGCAACTTCTGGCCATTTCTATAATAAACTGCATCACAACTGCTTGGTGTGCTATTTGTTCCATCAGAgctcttttctgaaaagagaaattacatAATTACAGaaagtatctttaaaagtaTAACTCTATCTAGAAATCAGCAGCATCTTTGCATTTGATTCCTAAAGAGGAAAGAACTGATACTGACAGAAGCAAAGGGACTGTTAATTAGCTGAGACTAGATCTAATGTAGTAATGTGTTTTGGAGGCTTCCTTCAATAAGATAACATAGACATGAGAAGACAGGGAGAAGATTAATTAAATGGCTCATCAATTTGGACAGCTTTTCTGTAGTGTAAGTGGGAAATTGCATACTTTTAAGCGGTTTAAAGGTCTTCCTAGTACCTGTTCAGCTTCTAGATGAAAACACCATAAGATGAGATATTTAGCTGTTTCTTCACATACAAGATATGGATGGTCAGACAAAAATCTTTGACTGTCATCCCATCTGCCCAGCAtacctgattaaaaaaaaacccaacaacatgAATTAACACATTCAATACGGAGAAGTGATTTAATGCAGTGAAGATGTTATTCAAATTTACATACCACTACAATCTCCTTCACACTTCATTGTTACCTTAGAAGAACACCAtgcaaataaaactgaactCTATATTTTTTGGTTATTAAAACACCTCCCAGTGCTAAAAGAACATTACCAATAAGGTATGCTCAGACTAAAGATACTGAAATATAGTTAGCTGCTACTGTTAagatcttatttttattgtatctCTGGCAGCGTTAAAAACAGGTTAACTGTAAATGGTTTTCACACACTGTAACCAAGTAGTATCTATACCTATTTATTAAGAATTTGATAGTATAACAAAATTGATGGATGGAGATTTATAGTCAGTGATTTTGACAGAAGTGCTTGCAAGTTAAGACAAATAGAAATGAAAGCATAATCATAGTCTAAAATTAATATGCTTTGACATGGTTTGCTAGggtttaggaaataaaaagctatttttataaCCAAGTTCAAGCATTAAGGTCAAAAACAGGAGAGCCAACTCAGTGGTTGAAAgttaactagaagacttaatTGTAGTAAGTAGCATGAAACTACCTTCATGGAAAGACCTGCAGGTTAAAAGTCAGAACTCAAAATTCAAACAGTGAGATGATCACCTCCCCCTCATTTCCTTCATATGATTTAATTGCCCTAATACACATATTAGTAATATTTTACTGCTTGCCAGTATTAGATACAAAGTTTTACCCTTCTATCActcatatatttatatatttaaaaacaaaagatcGGTTCCATCTCTACATAGTCTTAACAGCTGTTTTGCAGATATTTACCTTTTATCATTCACCTCCCCTCATGGATTAACAGACAGAAAACCCCCAGCTATTTATTGGAGGCAGGTCCCAGGCACTTTTACATGCAGGAATTGCATCTCCATTAATGCCCCTGTCATTTCCCatggaacagcagaaaaagttgctagaattttaatttttatgactTGAAAAACTTTTTCAGTTCTATGTTGACTCAAGAAGTTCTCATTGATCATAGTAACCAACGGGCTTCTGTGCTTTACAGCTTCCATTACTTTGAAATGGTTATTTGTTATGATGCCACATCGCCTGTCCTGAGAAACAAGAATCTAGATACTCTCCTCGCCAGATGTTTCATTTGTTAGCATCCATTTTCTAcaacagtaataacaataacgaaaaaaagaaatagaccTACACAAATTCTACAGGAGATTAAACTGCAAAATGTTGGAAGCAACATACTTACCAAAGTATCTAATCTTTTGTTCATGTTTCTGTATAAATGATTTAGATATATCTTCATCTtctacttcttttcttttatattgaCTAATAAAACtctaaagatgagaaaaaactaTTATAGAATCTCCACATATACCTTTTTTGACCTATaggattattttaattcattactACTTAAAGGGCAATGTTCTAGTTTtaaacacagcccagcaaacACACATGTACCCAACACTTCATGTACCCAGGAAGGTTATTTACTAAAACACAGCTCATCTAATTAATAATAGGGTGAAAAATGCCTTATCATATTATTCTTCTGAGCAATAATATATCTCAAAGTTCTATGCACGAGTAGGAACTTACTGATCTATAAACAATGAGAAATATCTATACCATCTAGCCCTGATGAAGCTAACTCAGTGGAATTATGAAAAATGATGGTTCATATTCAAGTTaagtgctgaaaacaaaactgacatTTACTATGAAGACAGCTTGTGCTAACATAATCTGTATTAAGAAATTAACGTTATTAGAGGCAAACTGTGCATGTTTCAAATGTGAGAATTTAGcataacaaagaaacaaacttaaTGTGAAGAACTTTTTCTCATCCTTGGTTTTGGCAACAGTTGCTATAAGGGACAAATATAAGTTCTGACTCCCAGTTAAAGGAGGTGTCATACACATTCATGATATCAGTGCAACATGTCCTCTTCAATAGGacaaattaagaaagaaaaacattcaagaCATTACAATAAGCACTATACTAAATATAGAAAACACtcaagaagagaaataaatggaataaaaaaggCTTATAATTGTTTTCATACACATTTATAGGCCATACCTTATTAAATACCTCCTTACTAAATGAATCTGTATTccatattttctgtctttccctctgtattagtgctgcttcttttcttctccattcttcctctctctgtctcAGTTCTGAAGCTTCAGTCTGTGCTTTGGCATATTCCTGATCAATGGATTCCGAATTATGCAGTGCTAAACTACCAAGTTTCTGCTGGGCTTCTGCTAGATTCCATTTGGATTCTACAGAGTTCTTCACAAactctttttggttttgacagATTAATTCAATACCTTGAATATACGTCTGTGTCtgtgtggaaaacaaaacatgctgTTTATGGAAGGAAAATTGATAGAATTTATGAAGCATATAATTCCCAAATAGAACACTGACATGGAAGGCATCGTAAAAACAATATTATATTCACAACAGTGACTAAACACAATATTGTTCAGCTAAATTACTTTTAACGGAAACTTCTACTTCAAGCTTTCTAAACCTAATTGAAAGATACTTACAGAATCATGGATCAAGTATTACCACCAATAATACAGTCTCCAGACTGTatatcataaaaatattttctagataAAAGGATTTTCCACACTCTCCTCTGGCTATCTTTATTCTGCAAAATTAGCAATAGCCAAAATAGCAGAATACTTGCAAGACATACTTCTGAGAAGAAAGCATCTGCTTTAtgatgttgtggtttaaccccggccagcaaccaagcaccatgcaaaAACTTTGACTGGGCAGGACCAGCTCAGCTAGCAGATCCTCTGGTATTAACCAACCAGGTAGCCTTTGCTAAATGTTTATCCCAATGTTTGAAGGTCCCACAACCCATTGCTTTCAGCGTAGTCTTTAACAATCCATTACATTGTTCAattttcccagaggctggtgcatgatAGGGAATGTGATATACCCACTCAACGCCATGTTCTTTGGCCCAAGTGTCTATGagattgttttggaaatgagttCCATTGTCTGATTCAATTCTTTCTGGGGTGCCATATCGCCACAGGACCTGTCTTTCAAGGCCCAGAATAGTGCTTTGGGCAGTGGCATGGGGCACAGGGTATGTTTCCAGCCATCCGGTGGTTGCTTCCACCATTGTAAGCACACGGTGCTTGCCTTGGTGGGTCTGTGGGAGTGTGCTATAGTCAATCTGCCAAGCCTccccatatttatatttctgtcatCATCCTCCATACCACAGAGGCTCAAACCGCTTGGCTATATTGCAAtgcatgtttcacattcatggaTTACCTGTGCGACAGTGTCCATGGTTAAGTCCACCCCTCAATCTCAGGCCCATCTATATGTTGCATCTTTTCCTTGATGGCCTGAAGTGTCACAGGCCCACTCAGCGATAAATAATTCACCTTCATGTTGCCAATCCAAATCTACTTGAGCCACTTCAATCTTGGTTGCTTGATCCACCTGCTGGTTGTTTCAATGTTTCTCAGTGGCCTGACTTTTGGGTACATGAGCATCTACATGACGTACCTTTACAGCCAGATTCTCCAACCGAGTGGTGACATCTTGCCataatgcagcagcccagatgaGTTTACCTCTACATTACCAATTGCTCTCGCTTCCATTGCTGCAGCTACCCCCACagggcatttgccaccatccatGAGTCAGTATAAAGGTAAAGTATCAGCCACCTTTCTTGTTCAGCAATGTCTAAATCCAGCTGGATAGCTTTCAATTCTGCAAACTGACTcaattcaccttctccttcagcagtttctgcaactTGTCATCGGAGACTCCGTACAGCCACCTTCCACCTTCAATGCTTTCCTACAATATGGCAGGACCCATCAGTCAACAAGGCATATTGCTTCTTATGTTCTGGCAGTTCATTATACAATGGGGCTTCTTCAGCACGTCACCTCTTCCTCTGGTGACATCCCAAAATCTTTACCTAGTGGCCAATCCATAATAATTTCCAAGTTACCTGGATGATAGGGATTTCCTATTTGAGCTCGTTGTATAATCAGCATGACCCACTTACTCCATGTAGCATCAGTTGCATGATGTGTAGAAGAAATCCTCCCCTTAAACATCCATCCCAGCAATGGCCACCAGGGTGCCAAGAGGAGCTGCGCTTAAGTACCAATCACTTCCgaagtggctgcatggtgcttggttgccgactggggttaaaccacgacagatGTCAAATAACAATAGAGTAACTATTACTACCTACCTTCCAGCATGCATTAATAttactgtggtgggttgaccttggctggctgccaggtgcccaccaagccactctctcACTactcctcctcagcaggacagaggaagaaaataagatgaaaaaaagctcgtgggtcaagataaagacaggaaGATTGGtcaccaattaccatcacaggcaaaacagactcgacttggagaagtgaatttaatttatttataattaaaaatagagtaggatggtgagaaacaaagacaaaactgaaaacatgttGTTGTtcgtttcccccccccccttctgaAGATCAACTTCACTCCATTGTTCCCGACTCCTCTGTCTCTTCCTCCCTGTTCTGAGCAGTGttggggggatggggaatgggggttgcacTCACTTTGTATCAGTTCCTCTCTGgcgctccttcctcctcacacttttcccttgctccagtgtggggtccttcccatgggctgcatTTCTTCAAGAACTGCTGCAGTATGGATCTGTTTCATGTTatacagtccttcaggaaaagACTGCTCAAACATGGGTCCCCCAcgagctgcagctcctgccagtaCCCTGATCCAGTGTGGGCTCTCCACCAGCTGCAacttccttcagggcaca contains:
- the LOC129783161 gene encoding hsp90 co-chaperone Cdc37-like 1; this translates as MLHKFYQFSFHKQHVLFSTQTQTYIQGIELICQNQKEFVKNSVESKWNLAEAQQKLGSLALHNSESIDQEYAKAQTEASELRQREEEWRRKEAALIQRERQKIWNTDSFSKEVFNKSFISQYKRKEVEDEDISKSFIQKHEQKIRYFGMLGRWDDSQRFLSDHPYLVCEETAKYLILWCFHLEAEQKRALMEQIAHQAVVMQFIIEMARSCNVDPRGCFRLFFQKAKAGEEGYLEAFKTELEAFKSRVRICSQSQAFIPTSVQNPSVYTGIVGLESLSQNANDRQGCINRSVSNLNSMLPKDEEPKMMDTV